The following are from one region of the Brienomyrus brachyistius isolate T26 chromosome 4, BBRACH_0.4, whole genome shotgun sequence genome:
- the pex19 gene encoding peroxisomal biogenesis factor 19, producing MEDKMASASSESPESQDPELDELLDSALDDFEKTKSAPAVHDAGAAAAATSNPASGNQEQPPLLLEDSQFFESLFDGEMANQAREEWERAMAELAQEEPELLGQFHKLSEAAGKVGTDLASQQEFTSCLKDTLTGLAKNTDNLQNAGLAGEELAKTLQGLGLDENGEGGAEDGNILPIMQSIMQNLLSKEVLYPSLKEITEKYPEWLSSNRQSLPPDQYQRYEQQHKIMGQICGHFEKQGERGRGGGEGDGSFEEILELMQQLQDLGHPPKELAGEVPPGMNFDPDSLNVPAPPGGGTEEQCSVM from the exons ATGGAAGACAAAATGGCCTCAGCATCTTCTGAATCTCCAGAAAGTCAAGATCCCGAACTGGACGAGTTATTGGACA GCGCCCTTGATGACTTTGAGAAGACAAAATCTGCTCCTGCAGTCCACGATGCTggggccgccgccgctgccaCTTCCAATCCAGCCAGCGGGAACCAGGAGCAA CCCCCTCTGCTGCTAGAGGACAGCCAGTTCTTCGAGTCACTGTTTGACGGCGAGATGGCGAACCAGGCCCGGGAGGAGTGGGAGCGGGCCATGGCAGAGCTGGCCCAGGAGGAACCGGAGCTGCTGGGGCAGTTCCACAAGCTGTCCGAGGCTGCTGGCAAAGTGG GAACGGATCTGGCTTCCCAGCAAGAGTTCACCTCCTGTTTGAAGGATACGCTGACAGGACTGGCGAAAAACACAGACAACTTGCAG AATGCAGGATTGGCTGGTGAGGAACTGGCAAAGACCCTGCAGGGACTGGGACTGGATGAAAATGGGGAAGGGGGGGCTGAGGATGGGAACATTCTGCCCATTATGCAGTCAATCATGCAGAACCTGCTGTCGAAGGAGGTTCTGTATCCGTCCCTGAAAGAGATCACAGAGAAG TACCCTGAGTGGCTGAGCAGCAATCGCCAGTCCCTCCCCCCTGACCAGTACCAGCGCTATGAGCAGCAGCATAAGATCATGGGCCAGATTTGTGGTCACTTTGAGAAGCAAGGAGAAAGGGGCCGAGGTGGAGGCGAGGGAGACGGCAGCTTCGAGGAGATCTTGGAGCTCATGCAGCAG CTGCAGGATCTGGGTCATCCTCCAAAAGAGCTGGCAGGGGAAGTG CCTCCCGGCATGAACTTTGACCCGGACTCTCTGAATGTTCCGGCTCCCCCAGGAGGAGGGACAGAAGAACAGTGCTCTGTCATGTAA